The following are encoded in a window of Staphylococcus piscifermentans genomic DNA:
- a CDS encoding peptide MFS transporter, producing MQNNLHNQHVQEIPQRGFFGHPRGLGVLFFVEFWERFSYYGMRALLIFYMFYAIKDGGLGMDEVTAQSVMSIYGSLIFMTTIIGGWVADRITGTRGATMYGAVLIIIGHVVLSLPLANIGLYVSMFFIIIGSGLMKPNISNIVGRLYPENDSRIDSGFVIFYMSVNMGALVAPLILNQFSDNHKFHQGFLIAAIGMAVALVIYLIFNKRNLGNVGLRPTNPLSAAEKKCYGIIVGAVAAIIAIVILITVLTGTFTFDMISTTVLILGVALPIIYFTIMIRSKEVSSDERSRVIAFIPLFIIGVIFWSIQEQGSNVLNIYAFKGTDMTINLFGWTSAFGKTYFQSINPLFIVLLGPVISYIWKKMGERQPSLATKFVWGAVLAGISYIMIAFVMMGSGGHQITVNWVILSYIICVIGELCISPTGNSAAVKLAPKAFNSQMMSLWLLTNATAQAINGTLVKLIKPLGYQNYFLFLGCLAVVIGLVTLAFVPKIVKGMRGIR from the coding sequence TTGCAGAATAATTTGCATAATCAGCATGTTCAAGAAATTCCTCAAAGAGGTTTCTTCGGACATCCAAGAGGATTAGGAGTACTCTTCTTTGTAGAATTTTGGGAGAGATTCAGTTATTACGGAATGCGTGCACTCTTAATCTTTTACATGTTTTACGCCATTAAAGATGGCGGTTTAGGAATGGATGAGGTTACAGCACAATCTGTAATGTCTATTTATGGTTCACTTATTTTTATGACTACAATTATTGGAGGTTGGGTAGCCGACAGAATCACAGGTACACGTGGTGCTACTATGTATGGTGCCGTATTGATTATCATCGGCCATGTGGTGCTTAGTCTGCCACTCGCAAATATTGGTTTATATGTGTCGATGTTCTTTATTATTATAGGTTCTGGTCTTATGAAACCGAATATTTCTAATATTGTAGGTCGCTTGTACCCTGAAAACGATTCACGTATCGATTCAGGTTTTGTTATTTTCTATATGTCAGTGAATATGGGTGCCTTAGTCGCACCGCTTATTTTAAATCAATTCTCTGACAACCACAAATTCCACCAAGGCTTCTTAATTGCAGCAATTGGTATGGCTGTGGCACTTGTCATTTATTTGATTTTTAACAAACGCAACTTAGGAAATGTAGGTTTAAGACCTACCAACCCGCTTTCAGCAGCTGAAAAGAAATGCTATGGCATCATCGTAGGAGCAGTTGCAGCAATTATTGCTATCGTAATATTGATTACTGTACTTACAGGTACATTCACCTTCGATATGATTAGTACAACAGTATTAATCTTAGGTGTTGCATTGCCGATAATTTACTTCACGATCATGATTAGAAGTAAAGAGGTTTCTTCAGATGAACGTTCTCGTGTTATCGCATTTATTCCTTTGTTCATTATCGGAGTTATTTTCTGGTCAATTCAAGAACAAGGTTCTAATGTACTTAACATTTACGCTTTCAAAGGTACAGATATGACAATCAACCTATTTGGATGGACTTCAGCCTTTGGGAAAACCTATTTCCAATCTATTAATCCACTGTTCATCGTATTATTAGGTCCTGTTATTTCTTATATCTGGAAAAAAATGGGAGAACGTCAACCAAGTTTAGCTACTAAATTCGTTTGGGGTGCTGTATTAGCTGGTATCTCTTATATCATGATTGCCTTTGTAATGATGGGCAGCGGTGGTCATCAAATCACTGTAAACTGGGTAATATTATCTTATATCATTTGTGTAATCGGAGAGCTATGTATTTCGCCGACTGGTAATAGTGCTGCTGTAAAACTAGCACCTAAGGCATTTAATTCTCAAATGATGAGTTTATGGTTATTAACGAATGCTACTGCACAAGCAATCAATGGTACATTAGTTAAACTTATTAAACCTTTAGGCTACCAAAATTATTTCTTATTCTTGGGCTGTTTAGCAGTAGTCATCGGTTTAGTCACACTAGCATTTGTACCAAAAATTGTTAAAGGTATGCGCGGCATCCGTTAA
- a CDS encoding 5' nucleotidase, NT5C type → MERKSIAIDMDEVLADTIKALIEEVNARTDLGIKEALLDGNKIRHFMPEHEGVLDEVLREPGFFKNLEVIQDAQEVVEKLSEHYDIYIATAAMDVPTSFHEKYEWLRTHFPFLDSQQFVFCGRKNIVKADYLIDDNPRQLERFTGKSLMYTAAHNIHNEDFERVNNWKEVEKYFLGNEEI, encoded by the coding sequence ATGGAGAGAAAATCGATTGCCATTGATATGGATGAAGTATTAGCTGATACAATTAAAGCCTTGATTGAAGAAGTCAATGCCCGTACAGATTTAGGTATCAAAGAAGCACTTTTAGACGGTAATAAAATTCGACATTTTATGCCTGAACACGAAGGTGTTTTAGATGAAGTATTAAGAGAACCTGGCTTCTTTAAAAATTTAGAAGTAATTCAAGACGCTCAAGAAGTAGTGGAAAAACTGTCGGAGCATTATGATATTTATATTGCGACTGCTGCTATGGATGTTCCAACATCATTTCATGAAAAGTATGAATGGCTGCGTACGCATTTTCCATTTTTAGATTCTCAACAATTTGTCTTTTGTGGACGTAAAAATATTGTTAAAGCTGATTATTTAATTGATGATAATCCACGTCAGTTAGAGCGTTTTACTGGCAAGTCATTAATGTATACTGCTGCACATAATATTCATAACGAAGATTTTGAGCGTGTTAATAACTGGAAAGAAGTAGAAAAGTATTTCCTGGGAAATGAAGAAATATAA
- the hisC gene encoding histidinol-phosphate transaminase, protein MKKQIQQLSAYQPGLSPRALKEQFDLDIELHKLASNENLYGPSPKAKEAIKEHVDEVLYYPETGAPTLRKKIAENLNIDEKRILFGAGLDEVILMISRAVLTPGDKIVTSQATFGQYYHNAIVESAEVVQVPLKENGQFDLEGILQEIDENTALVWICNPNNPTGTYVTHEELEAFLEQVPGNVPVLVDEAYFEFMTAKDFPDTLKLQEKFPNAFLLRTFSKAYGLAGLRVGYIIATEEAIHNYNIIRPPFNVGRLSEYAAVAAYEDQDYLKEIQKRNAEEREKFFAIPESKHFFDSQTNFIFVKTKRPKALYEALLKVGCITREFPIGVRITIGFPEQNAKMIEVLKNFDFEA, encoded by the coding sequence ATGAAAAAACAAATTCAACAATTATCCGCATACCAACCAGGATTGTCACCACGCGCATTAAAAGAGCAGTTTGATTTAGATATCGAATTGCACAAACTTGCATCTAACGAGAATTTATATGGACCTTCTCCTAAAGCAAAAGAAGCGATTAAAGAACATGTAGATGAAGTCCTTTATTACCCTGAAACAGGTGCACCGACATTACGTAAAAAAATAGCAGAGAATTTGAATATCGATGAGAAGCGTATTTTATTTGGTGCGGGATTGGACGAAGTAATCTTAATGATTTCACGTGCTGTACTAACACCTGGAGATAAGATTGTAACGAGCCAAGCGACATTCGGACAATATTATCACAACGCCATCGTTGAGTCCGCTGAAGTTGTGCAAGTACCTTTAAAAGAAAATGGACAATTTGATTTAGAAGGAATCTTGCAAGAAATCGATGAAAATACAGCTCTAGTATGGATTTGTAACCCTAACAATCCAACAGGAACATATGTGACGCATGAAGAATTAGAAGCATTTTTAGAACAAGTACCAGGCAATGTACCAGTGCTTGTAGATGAAGCTTATTTTGAATTTATGACTGCGAAAGATTTCCCTGATACTTTGAAGCTGCAAGAGAAGTTCCCAAATGCCTTCTTGTTGCGCACTTTCTCTAAAGCATATGGATTAGCAGGTTTGCGTGTCGGTTATATTATTGCTACAGAAGAAGCGATTCACAATTATAATATTATCCGTCCGCCATTTAACGTAGGGCGCTTATCAGAATATGCGGCAGTGGCTGCTTATGAAGACCAAGATTATTTAAAAGAAATTCAAAAACGTAATGCAGAAGAACGTGAGAAATTTTTCGCTATTCCAGAAAGCAAGCATTTCTTTGATAGCCAAACTAATTTTATTTTTGTAAAAACAAAGCGACCTAAAGCATTATATGAAGCGTTACTTAAAGTCGGTTGCATTACCAGAGAATTTCCAATTGGCGTCCGTATTACAATTGGTTTTCCAGAACAAAATGCTAAGATGATTGAAGTGTTAAAGAATTTTGATTTTGAGGCGTAA
- a CDS encoding ABC transporter permease/substrate-binding protein → MNAFLETLSARKGELLSTILEHIQISFIALLIACLIGVPLGILLTKTKHVSEFVINIAAVLQTIPSLALLGLMIPIFGIGTLPAIIALVVYALLPILRNTYTGIKEVDPSLVEAAKGIGMKPGRRLTKVELPIAMPIIMAGIRTAMVLIIGTATLAALIGAGGLGDLILLGIDRNNSSLILLGAIPAAILAIIFDLALRYMQKLSYKKLLITLGALLLIVVLVIVIPLFGGKGDKVTIAGKLGSEPSIITNMYKILIEEETDDTVDVKDGMGKTSFLFNALKSDDIDGYLEFTGTVLGELTKEPLKSKEEHKVYEQAKTSLEKKDKMTLLKPMKYNNTYALAVKRDFAEKHHLKTIGDLEKVQDQIKPGFTLEFNDRPDGFKAVSKAYDLKFDNIRTMEPKLRYQAVKKGDINLIDAYSTDAELKQYDMQVLKDDKHVFPPYQGAPMFKEKYLKEHPEIKKPLNKLAGKITDEEMQEMNYKVTVKNEDPYKVAKDYLEKHHLIK, encoded by the coding sequence ATGAATGCATTTTTAGAAACGTTATCCGCACGTAAAGGCGAGTTGCTCAGTACTATATTAGAACATATTCAAATTTCATTTATTGCGCTTTTAATTGCATGCTTGATTGGAGTTCCGCTTGGTATTTTGCTAACGAAGACGAAGCATGTATCTGAGTTTGTCATTAATATTGCTGCTGTGCTGCAAACGATTCCGTCATTAGCACTCTTAGGATTAATGATTCCTATTTTTGGAATTGGAACTTTACCGGCTATTATTGCTTTAGTGGTTTATGCTTTGCTGCCGATTCTCAGAAATACATACACTGGGATCAAAGAAGTGGATCCTTCCTTAGTGGAAGCGGCTAAAGGGATTGGAATGAAGCCTGGAAGAAGACTGACGAAAGTCGAACTGCCTATTGCGATGCCGATTATCATGGCAGGGATACGTACTGCTATGGTGCTTATTATCGGTACTGCCACATTAGCAGCATTAATTGGTGCAGGTGGTCTAGGGGATTTAATCTTACTCGGTATTGACCGAAATAATAGTTCTCTTATTTTATTAGGTGCGATTCCAGCAGCTATTTTAGCTATTATCTTTGATTTAGCTTTACGCTATATGCAAAAGTTATCTTATAAAAAATTACTGATTACTTTAGGTGCGCTTTTACTTATTGTCGTTCTCGTCATTGTTATCCCATTGTTTGGTGGCAAAGGTGACAAAGTTACAATTGCTGGTAAATTAGGTTCTGAACCTTCAATTATTACGAATATGTATAAAATTTTAATTGAAGAAGAGACGGACGATACAGTAGATGTAAAAGATGGAATGGGTAAAACATCCTTCTTGTTCAATGCCTTGAAATCCGATGATATCGATGGTTACTTAGAATTTACAGGTACAGTTCTAGGTGAATTAACGAAAGAACCCTTAAAATCTAAAGAAGAACATAAAGTGTATGAGCAAGCTAAAACAAGTCTTGAAAAGAAAGATAAGATGACTTTATTGAAACCGATGAAATATAACAACACTTATGCATTAGCGGTTAAACGCGATTTTGCTGAAAAGCATCACTTAAAAACAATCGGCGATTTAGAAAAAGTTCAAGATCAAATCAAACCTGGTTTCACACTAGAGTTTAATGATCGTCCAGATGGTTTTAAAGCGGTTTCTAAAGCCTATGATTTAAAATTTGATAATATCCGCACTATGGAACCGAAATTACGTTATCAAGCAGTCAAGAAAGGTGACATTAACTTAATTGATGCCTATTCTACAGACGCTGAATTAAAACAATATGATATGCAAGTATTGAAAGATGATAAGCATGTCTTCCCGCCATATCAAGGCGCACCGATGTTCAAAGAAAAATACTTAAAAGAACATCCTGAAATTAAAAAGCCATTAAATAAATTAGCGGGTAAAATTACAGATGAAGAAATGCAAGAAATGAATTATAAAGTAACAGTGAAAAATGAAGATCCATATAAAGTAGCAAAAGATTATTTAGAGAAACATCACTTGATTAAATAA